The following proteins are co-located in the Desulfovibrio intestinalis genome:
- a CDS encoding chemotaxis protein CheW, whose product MDLSQRKQEDELLQLVTFSIGEEEFGVNILKVQEIIRTMEITRVPRAPEFVEGVINLRGKVIPIIDLRRRFGLAPKAHDKNTRIIVIEINNIIVGFVVDAVSEVLRIPASTVEPPPPVVAGVDSDYISGVGKLQDRLLIMLDLDKLLSNDDMEMLGGI is encoded by the coding sequence ATGGATTTGAGTCAGAGAAAGCAGGAAGACGAACTTCTGCAACTGGTGACCTTCAGCATCGGTGAAGAGGAATTCGGGGTAAATATCCTGAAAGTGCAGGAGATTATCCGCACTATGGAAATCACCCGGGTGCCCCGCGCTCCCGAGTTTGTGGAAGGCGTCATCAATTTGCGTGGAAAGGTGATTCCCATCATTGATCTGCGCCGCCGTTTTGGTCTTGCGCCCAAAGCGCACGACAAAAACACGCGGATCATTGTTATTGAAATCAACAATATCATCGTGGGCTTTGTGGTGGATGCTGTTTCCGAAGTGCTGCGCATTCCCGCCAGCACGGTGGAACCGCCGCCACCAGTGGTTGCCGGAGTTGATTCGGACTACATCAGCGGCGTAGGCAAGCTTCAGGACCGTCTGCTTATTATGCTGGACCTGGACAAGCTGCTTTCCAACGATGATATGGAAATGCTTGGCGGCATATAG
- the nikB gene encoding nickel ABC transporter permease subunit NikB — protein sequence MLRFLCRRLLLLFPLLLGVSVFVFAVLRHGKTDPAMAYLRLSGLPPTESMLATARENLGLNNPLWRQYLDWLTSALQADMGQSYVTGNSALHEILYYLPATIELTMWAMAATIFISVPLGIAAALHKDRWPDHLTRIFAFSAVSMPSFWLGFLLVLLFSRHLDILPAMGRGGPEFLVLPVLTLSFMSMGINIRLVRASMLEHMHSRSVTYARSRGLKRWRIIGQHVLRNALIPVLTSLSMHFGELLGGAVIVENIFNWPGVGRYVVSAIYNHDYPVIQTFTLVTTFIFVIVNLITDVLYARIDPRIRLGEAR from the coding sequence ATGTTACGATTCTTATGCCGCCGCCTGCTCTTGCTATTTCCCCTTTTGCTGGGCGTATCAGTCTTTGTTTTTGCTGTACTGCGCCACGGCAAAACAGACCCTGCCATGGCATATCTACGGCTGTCAGGCCTGCCCCCAACCGAAAGCATGCTTGCTACTGCACGCGAGAATCTTGGCCTCAACAATCCACTCTGGCGGCAGTACCTGGACTGGCTGACCTCCGCCCTTCAGGCAGACATGGGCCAGTCCTATGTGACGGGCAATTCCGCGCTGCACGAAATACTCTACTACCTTCCCGCGACGATAGAGCTGACCATGTGGGCCATGGCGGCCACCATCTTTATCAGCGTGCCCCTGGGTATTGCGGCGGCCTTGCACAAAGACCGCTGGCCCGATCACCTCACGCGGATTTTTGCTTTCAGCGCTGTATCCATGCCTTCATTCTGGCTGGGCTTTCTGCTCGTGCTGCTGTTTTCGCGCCATCTGGACATTTTGCCAGCAATGGGCCGCGGCGGACCCGAATTTCTTGTCCTGCCCGTGCTGACGCTTTCTTTCATGTCTATGGGAATCAACATTCGCCTTGTACGGGCAAGCATGCTGGAGCACATGCACAGCCGCAGCGTGACTTATGCCCGGTCACGCGGGCTTAAAAGATGGCGCATCATAGGCCAGCATGTGCTGCGCAACGCCCTCATACCTGTACTGACATCTTTGAGCATGCACTTTGGTGAACTGCTGGGCGGCGCAGTTATTGTTGAAAATATTTTCAACTGGCCCGGCGTTGGCCGCTATGTCGTTTCGGCCATCTATAATCATGACTACCCTGTTATCCAGACTTTCACGCTCGTGACCACATTTATCTTTGTAATAGTCAACCTGATCACCGATGTGCTGTACGCGCGCATTGATCCACGCATTCGCCTGGGAGAGGCCCGATGA
- the rnc gene encoding ribonuclease III → MQNFDTPSENTMDAAFEVVKKQLGHSFVRRELLKLALTHSSWANECAAGQEHNERQEFLGDAVLELCVSWELYKRFPSAREGELTKMRSHLVSAVSLAERTRALGLDVLIKLGRGEENQGGRKRDAVLSDALEAVLAAVYEDGGFAAAQKAVAHIFAEQWPSRAGDGKASKDYKTRLQEASQQSFGQAPLYTRTGSHGPEHSKVFEVSLRMPDGSLFVASGSSCKKAEQQAARAALEALGHTN, encoded by the coding sequence ATGCAAAATTTTGACACTCCATCAGAAAATACTATGGATGCTGCTTTTGAAGTTGTTAAAAAGCAGCTTGGGCACAGCTTTGTTCGGCGGGAATTGTTGAAACTGGCGCTCACGCACAGCTCATGGGCCAATGAGTGCGCCGCAGGGCAGGAGCACAATGAACGGCAGGAATTTCTTGGCGATGCCGTGCTGGAGCTTTGCGTTTCGTGGGAGCTTTACAAGCGCTTTCCCTCGGCACGCGAAGGCGAACTCACAAAGATGCGGTCACACCTTGTAAGCGCGGTGAGCCTAGCTGAAAGAACCCGCGCTCTGGGGCTTGATGTACTTATCAAGTTGGGCAGGGGAGAAGAAAACCAGGGCGGACGCAAACGCGACGCGGTACTCAGCGATGCTTTGGAAGCAGTATTGGCGGCTGTTTATGAAGACGGTGGTTTTGCGGCGGCCCAAAAGGCTGTAGCGCACATATTTGCCGAGCAGTGGCCCAGCAGGGCCGGTGATGGAAAAGCCTCAAAAGATTATAAAACCCGTTTGCAAGAGGCGTCGCAGCAAAGTTTTGGGCAGGCTCCCCTGTATACCAGAACAGGCAGCCACGGGCCTGAGCATTCCAAGGTTTTTGAAGTTTCTTTGCGTATGCCTGACGGCAGCCTGTTTGTGGCCAGCGGCAGCAGTTGCAAAAAAGCCGAACAGCAAGCAGCGCGCGCCGCGCTGGAAGCGCTCGGGCACACGAACTAG
- a CDS encoding TIGR03960 family B12-binding radical SAM protein, whose amino-acid sequence MRSLLPLLPKPSRYAGIEDNACRKDPQQVRLRVALAFPDTYDVGMSYLGQKILYNIVNSRPHWWAERVMAPEREAGDILRAHDTPLATLESDTPLAQTHCLSFSITHELCYTNVLYMLDLAGIPLRTADRPQDLTACPLIIAGGGALLSAEPLTPFIDVMVLGDGEESLPDVLELLEKALDAGWTRERMLLEARHIPGVYVPSLFTARPEAPTAPPVPLLDDYTRPARRIVADINNTPYPAKQVVPVGAVHNRLSLEIARGCTRGCRFCHAGMVYRPVRERSLETIHNLLDDCLGDTGFDEISFLSLSTGDFSALKTLCFGAMDRCTREQIGLSLPSLRVGSIDDEIIERMSDLRRTGCTLAPEAGSQRLRDVINKGVTEEDLLLHAQKLLEHGWRQVKLYFMIGLPTETDDDLAAITETCLKVRDAAGRGSPRLQVTAALSPFVPKPFTPFQWVPQISQEEIQRRVYLVRNQFKGQKFLKLRWHEPAMSHLEGILSRADRRMADVVEKAYRKGSIFTSWMEHFELAPWLEALEECGLSAQECTGERQPGSPLPWGHLEAGISEEYLLREWQRALGEKITDDCRYGACRQCGACDTKAGPSRMPHTPSPGCAGTPLQEPAVETRAASDAQTQDAGSEPDATLQATNLPDGHLHRNRLIFSQRDQRAHQPSRDEEGRLVCRPPASRPPKITTELTVKAAQYRIWHSKAGGSAYLSQLELQAVLDRALRRAGLPMAFSQGFHPMPLMSFGRALPVGVESHAEWFALTLHKILPPKEIADLLNPLLPPGMEVIRVEFVDKSHRTEQAFAEAFRLTLPTQDETRQAAQCFTEFAALPELNFTRDTKKGPRTANIRAMLRQWEPIVDEQHNNAIEAVTFVADWSNGYLSPLLFGMAILQPLGTPDTLRPRVRLVKTAQLFADEKLYP is encoded by the coding sequence ATGCGTTCCCTCCTGCCACTTTTGCCAAAACCAAGCCGTTACGCGGGTATAGAAGACAACGCCTGCCGCAAAGATCCTCAGCAGGTACGCTTGCGCGTGGCTCTGGCATTTCCTGATACCTACGATGTCGGCATGTCCTATCTTGGGCAAAAGATTCTGTATAATATTGTCAACAGCCGCCCTCACTGGTGGGCTGAAAGAGTCATGGCCCCGGAACGCGAAGCGGGAGACATCCTGCGCGCCCATGACACTCCGCTGGCAACGCTGGAATCAGACACGCCTCTTGCGCAGACGCACTGCCTGAGTTTTTCCATCACGCATGAGCTTTGCTACACCAACGTTCTTTATATGCTTGATCTGGCGGGTATTCCCCTGCGCACGGCTGACCGTCCGCAGGATCTCACTGCCTGCCCCCTGATTATTGCTGGCGGCGGCGCGCTGCTCAGCGCAGAACCGCTGACGCCCTTTATTGACGTCATGGTGCTTGGCGACGGCGAAGAAAGCCTGCCTGATGTGCTTGAACTGCTGGAAAAGGCTTTGGACGCAGGCTGGACCCGCGAGCGCATGCTGCTTGAGGCCCGGCACATTCCCGGCGTTTATGTGCCCTCGCTTTTCACTGCCCGGCCCGAAGCGCCTACCGCGCCGCCCGTGCCCCTGCTGGACGACTATACCCGGCCCGCACGCCGTATTGTGGCAGACATCAATAATACCCCGTACCCGGCCAAGCAGGTTGTGCCCGTTGGGGCCGTACACAACAGGCTGTCGCTTGAAATAGCACGCGGTTGTACACGCGGCTGCCGGTTCTGCCATGCGGGCATGGTCTATCGTCCAGTGCGCGAGCGTTCGCTGGAGACCATCCATAACCTGCTGGACGACTGCCTCGGGGACACGGGATTTGACGAAATTTCTTTTCTGTCTTTGAGCACGGGCGACTTTTCAGCATTGAAAACCCTGTGCTTCGGCGCGATGGATCGCTGCACCCGCGAGCAGATTGGTCTTTCCCTGCCCTCGTTGCGGGTGGGTTCCATTGACGACGAAATCATCGAGCGCATGTCCGATCTGCGCCGCACAGGCTGCACCCTTGCCCCCGAGGCTGGCAGCCAGCGCTTGCGCGACGTCATCAACAAGGGCGTCACAGAGGAAGACCTGCTGCTGCACGCCCAGAAGCTGCTTGAGCATGGCTGGCGGCAGGTGAAGCTCTATTTTATGATTGGCCTGCCTACTGAAACGGACGACGACCTTGCCGCCATTACAGAAACCTGTCTCAAGGTTCGCGACGCGGCAGGGCGCGGCAGCCCGCGCCTGCAGGTCACAGCCGCACTTTCTCCCTTTGTGCCCAAGCCTTTTACGCCCTTTCAGTGGGTTCCCCAGATCAGCCAGGAAGAAATTCAAAGGCGCGTGTATCTGGTGCGCAATCAGTTCAAGGGGCAAAAGTTCCTCAAACTGCGCTGGCACGAACCTGCCATGAGTCACCTTGAGGGCATTTTGTCCCGCGCAGACCGCCGCATGGCCGATGTTGTGGAAAAGGCCTACCGCAAGGGGTCCATCTTCACCAGCTGGATGGAGCATTTTGAACTTGCTCCCTGGCTTGAAGCTCTTGAAGAATGCGGCCTGAGCGCGCAGGAATGCACGGGCGAACGCCAGCCCGGCAGCCCTCTGCCCTGGGGCCACCTTGAAGCTGGCATTTCTGAAGAGTATTTGCTGCGTGAATGGCAGCGGGCCCTTGGGGAAAAAATTACCGACGACTGCCGCTACGGCGCTTGCCGTCAGTGCGGCGCGTGTGACACCAAGGCCGGGCCATCGCGCATGCCGCACACGCCCTCGCCTGGCTGCGCTGGCACGCCGTTGCAAGAACCCGCCGTGGAAACACGGGCCGCTTCTGATGCCCAGACGCAGGATGCCGGTTCTGAACCGGACGCCACTTTGCAAGCAACAAATCTGCCAGACGGGCATCTGCACCGTAATCGGCTGATTTTTTCGCAACGCGACCAGCGCGCGCACCAGCCAAGCCGGGATGAAGAAGGACGTCTTGTGTGCCGTCCCCCGGCCAGCCGCCCGCCCAAAATCACCACCGAGCTGACCGTCAAGGCGGCCCAGTATCGTATATGGCACAGCAAAGCAGGCGGCAGCGCCTATTTGAGCCAATTGGAGCTACAGGCAGTTCTGGACCGCGCCCTGCGCCGCGCCGGGTTGCCAATGGCCTTTTCGCAAGGCTTTCATCCCATGCCGCTCATGTCGTTTGGCCGTGCCCTTCCTGTTGGCGTGGAAAGCCACGCGGAATGGTTTGCCCTGACCCTGCACAAGATACTGCCCCCCAAGGAAATTGCAGACCTCCTGAATCCTCTGTTGCCGCCCGGTATGGAGGTCATCCGCGTAGAATTTGTGGACAAGAGCCACCGCACGGAACAGGCATTTGCCGAAGCTTTTCGCCTGACGCTGCCCACCCAGGATGAAACCCGTCAGGCTGCCCAGTGCTTCACAGAGTTTGCTGCCTTGCCGGAACTGAATTTTACCCGGGATACAAAAAAAGGCCCCCGCACTGCAAACATCAGGGCCATGCTGCGCCAATGGGAACCAATTGTAGATGAGCAGCACAATAATGCCATTGAGGCCGTGACATTTGTGGCTGACTGGAGTAATGGTTACCTGTCACCCCTGCTTTTTGGAATGGCAATATTGCAACCTCTGGGAACGCCAGACACATTACGCCCCAGAGTGCGGCTAGTAAAAACCGCGCAATTATTTGCTGATGAAAAACTGTATCCGTAG
- a CDS encoding nickel ABC transporter ATP-binding protein NikE encodes MSATPDTHPASPIVEVRNLCLTAAGHEAPLLVDSVSFNINAGETFALMGASGSGKSLTAMAVMNLLPSGIVQEKGDIVLHRGAPALIMQNPGDCFDHLFTVRHTFRETFRDTGCVPRKREEAAMRLRLREVGFARPEAVLPLHPFELSGGMLHRVMIALALARKSQCIIADEPISSLDLPGKARILRLLKNLQARHGFALLYIDHDLTTAACMADRIAVMQDGRIVEQGEANALLHGPAHVCTKELLHAFKTSRIPTLQAIPEKERKPEPQNTVVPDTAVKNAQSGRKVLLECQGLHKSYGACRWRGNAGYEVLRGISLRLYQGESLAIMGRNGAGKSTLFRMLLGLEKPDSGSVSVMGEDISLLETHKKGWRKHMQTVFQDSRGAVNPRLTVGDIIMEPLLVHKENATAQKKRIEELLSLVKLPLSFKNKYPGQLSGGQLQRVCIARALAPKPDVLLLDEALTDLDAVVRAQLQDLLENLKMNLGLSLLYVSHDMASVFRLCDRVVVLDQGRIVDEFLPGQHMSAQRHQSFGSLLEAAAGLAAGYPLTV; translated from the coding sequence GTGAGCGCCACCCCTGATACGCATCCAGCCTCGCCCATAGTGGAGGTGCGCAATTTGTGCCTCACGGCAGCAGGGCACGAAGCGCCGCTTCTTGTGGACAGTGTTTCCTTCAATATAAACGCCGGGGAAACCTTTGCCCTTATGGGCGCCAGCGGATCAGGAAAATCCCTCACAGCTATGGCAGTCATGAATCTGCTTCCATCCGGCATTGTGCAGGAAAAAGGCGATATCGTTCTGCACCGGGGCGCACCCGCGCTGATTATGCAGAACCCCGGCGACTGCTTTGACCATCTGTTCACGGTGCGGCACACCTTTCGCGAAACCTTTCGTGATACAGGCTGCGTGCCGCGCAAGCGGGAAGAGGCCGCCATGCGACTGCGCTTGCGTGAAGTGGGCTTCGCCCGCCCTGAAGCGGTTCTGCCGCTCCACCCCTTTGAACTGAGCGGCGGCATGCTGCACCGGGTGATGATCGCTCTGGCCCTGGCCCGCAAAAGCCAGTGCATCATTGCTGACGAACCTATTTCCAGTCTTGACCTGCCCGGTAAGGCGCGCATTCTTCGCTTGTTGAAAAATTTGCAGGCCAGGCACGGTTTTGCCTTGCTTTATATTGATCATGATCTGACCACCGCTGCCTGTATGGCCGACAGAATTGCTGTCATGCAGGATGGCAGGATTGTGGAGCAAGGTGAGGCAAACGCCCTGCTGCACGGCCCGGCACATGTCTGTACCAAGGAACTCCTGCACGCGTTCAAAACTTCCCGCATCCCCACATTGCAAGCTATTCCTGAAAAGGAGCGCAAACCGGAGCCACAAAATACAGTGGTTCCAGACACGGCAGTGAAGAATGCTCAAAGCGGACGCAAGGTTCTGCTGGAATGCCAAGGATTACATAAGAGCTACGGCGCATGCCGCTGGCGAGGCAACGCTGGGTACGAGGTTCTTCGCGGTATCAGCCTGCGCTTGTATCAGGGGGAAAGTCTGGCAATTATGGGGCGCAACGGCGCGGGAAAAAGCACGCTCTTCCGGATGCTGCTTGGCCTGGAAAAACCAGACAGCGGCAGTGTTTCAGTGATGGGCGAAGATATCAGCTTGCTGGAGACCCACAAAAAGGGCTGGCGAAAACACATGCAGACGGTTTTTCAGGATTCACGCGGCGCTGTGAATCCGCGCCTCACCGTCGGCGACATCATTATGGAGCCTTTGCTGGTCCACAAAGAAAACGCTACTGCGCAAAAAAAGCGTATTGAGGAACTTCTGTCCCTGGTAAAGCTGCCTCTTTCTTTTAAGAACAAGTATCCAGGCCAATTGAGCGGCGGCCAGTTGCAAAGGGTTTGCATAGCGCGGGCACTTGCACCAAAGCCGGATGTACTGCTTCTTGATGAAGCCCTCACAGATCTGGACGCTGTCGTGCGCGCCCAATTACAAGATCTGCTGGAAAACCTGAAAATGAATCTTGGCCTGTCGCTGCTCTATGTATCGCACGACATGGCATCGGTCTTTCGTCTTTGCGACCGCGTGGTTGTGCTTGATCAAGGCCGCATCGTGGATGAATTTCTTCCTGGGCAGCACATGAGCGCACAACGGCACCAAAGCTTCGGCAGCCTGCTTGAAGCCGCAGCCGGACTGGCGGCGGGTTACCCTCTGACGGTCTGA
- a CDS encoding flagellin: protein MSLVINHNMMAANTARNLNSHYAQLSKSVQRLSTGLRVNSAADDAAGLAIRELQRADIATLQQGARNANDAISMIQTADGALGVIDEKLTRMKELAEQAATGTYDSTQRLMIESEYQAMASEITRIANATDFNGIHLLNGSLSSDTHDGSGMTATGKMKVHFGTGNDSAEDYYYIKIGTSTASALGVGNQAIDDDGNLRDGGTVSTQQAAQRALDAITNAIISKDKIRAHLGAMQNRLENTITNLNTQAENLQAAESRISDVDVATEMTQFVRNQILSQAAVAMLSQANSLPQMAMQLIGG from the coding sequence ATGTCTTTGGTTATTAACCACAACATGATGGCTGCAAACACAGCCAGAAATTTGAACTCACACTATGCTCAGTTGAGCAAGTCGGTACAGCGTCTTTCAACAGGTTTGCGCGTAAACAGCGCTGCGGACGACGCCGCAGGTCTGGCCATTCGCGAACTGCAAAGAGCTGACATAGCAACTCTGCAACAGGGTGCGCGCAACGCCAACGACGCCATTTCAATGATTCAGACCGCTGACGGCGCTCTGGGCGTTATTGACGAAAAGCTCACCCGCATGAAGGAACTGGCCGAACAGGCCGCCACGGGTACCTACGACTCCACCCAGCGTCTGATGATCGAATCCGAATATCAGGCAATGGCTTCGGAAATCACCCGTATCGCCAATGCCACCGACTTCAACGGCATTCATCTGCTCAACGGCTCCCTGTCGTCCGATACGCATGACGGCAGCGGCATGACGGCCACCGGCAAGATGAAGGTTCACTTTGGCACAGGCAACGACTCTGCAGAAGACTATTACTACATCAAGATCGGCACCAGTACGGCCTCGGCATTGGGCGTGGGCAACCAGGCCATTGATGATGACGGCAATCTGCGAGACGGTGGCACCGTTTCTACGCAGCAGGCCGCCCAGCGGGCTCTGGACGCCATCACCAACGCTATTATTTCTAAAGACAAGATCCGCGCTCATCTGGGCGCCATGCAAAACCGCCTTGAAAATACGATTACCAACCTGAATACTCAGGCGGAAAACCTGCAGGCTGCCGAATCGCGCATTTCAGACGTGGACGTCGCCACGGAAATGACGCAGTTCGTGCGCAACCAGATCTTGAGTCAGGCTGCGGTGGCCATGCTGTCGCAGGCGAACTCGCTGCCGCAGATGGCAATGCAGCTCATCGGCGGCTAG
- a CDS encoding GNAT family N-acetyltransferase, protein MPISISIVSERKKDFLDLLLLGDEQEDMIDRYLEQGDLFVLRDHGVKCVCVVTQEADGVVEIKNLATEARYQGQGYGTRMMEHVSGHYQGCGRILLVGTGESPRHIRFYRRCGFEYSHRLKDFFVNNYREPIVEDGVLLKDMIYLKKAL, encoded by the coding sequence ATGCCCATATCCATTTCAATTGTCAGCGAAAGAAAGAAGGATTTTCTTGATCTTCTTTTGCTCGGTGATGAGCAGGAAGACATGATTGACCGCTACCTTGAGCAGGGTGATCTTTTTGTTTTGCGCGACCACGGGGTCAAGTGCGTCTGCGTGGTCACGCAGGAAGCGGATGGCGTGGTTGAAATAAAAAATCTGGCCACAGAAGCCAGATACCAGGGGCAGGGCTACGGGACCAGAATGATGGAGCATGTAAGCGGCCACTACCAGGGCTGCGGGCGCATTTTGCTGGTGGGCACGGGAGAAAGCCCGCGCCATATACGTTTTTACAGGCGGTGCGGATTTGAGTATTCGCACCGCCTTAAAGACTTTTTTGTGAACAACTACCGTGAGCCAATTGTGGAAGACGGCGTTCTTCTGAAAGACATGATCTATTTGAAAAAAGCCCTGTGA
- the nikC gene encoding nickel ABC transporter permease subunit NikC, producing the protein MSKKLIVGFCILLPMLACALLGPWLAPHDPEAIDLTKKFLPSGTTYLLGTDHLGRDILSRLMVGARYSLSTVLYIIAGLVVVSLFLGCMSGYLGGKTDSVIMRVCDAMMTFPTIVMALFLIGILGAGLTNLIIAIAATHAAWYTRLVRSHVLSLKSRGHILAARAMGLSRTRIVLRHFLPAILVQILVLATLDVGHMLLHVAGLSFLGLGIQPPTPEWGLMISEARNYIRSQPMLMFYPGLMIFMATAACNLMGDAMRDRLDPALRAAGA; encoded by the coding sequence ATGAGCAAGAAACTGATTGTCGGGTTTTGTATTCTGCTGCCCATGCTGGCCTGCGCCCTTTTGGGGCCGTGGCTGGCCCCGCACGATCCCGAAGCAATTGACCTGACCAAAAAATTTCTGCCCTCCGGGACTACCTACCTTCTTGGGACAGACCATCTGGGCCGCGACATTCTTTCACGCCTGATGGTCGGCGCGCGGTATTCATTGTCCACCGTGCTGTACATTATCGCCGGCCTTGTGGTGGTCAGTTTGTTCCTGGGGTGCATGTCTGGCTACCTTGGCGGCAAGACAGATTCGGTCATCATGCGCGTTTGCGATGCCATGATGACCTTTCCCACCATTGTGATGGCGCTTTTTCTTATCGGTATTTTAGGTGCCGGATTGACCAACCTTATTATCGCCATCGCCGCGACGCATGCGGCATGGTATACACGGCTGGTGCGCAGTCATGTGCTCAGCCTCAAAAGCCGTGGGCATATTCTGGCCGCGCGGGCTATGGGGCTCAGCCGCACGCGCATTGTCCTGCGTCATTTTTTACCGGCGATTCTTGTGCAGATTCTTGTGCTGGCCACACTGGATGTGGGCCATATGCTGCTGCACGTCGCGGGGCTCTCCTTTCTGGGATTGGGAATCCAGCCGCCCACGCCCGAATGGGGTCTCATGATTTCCGAGGCGCGCAACTACATACGTTCGCAGCCAATGCTCATGTTCTATCCCGGCCTCATGATTTTTATGGCCACCGCCGCCTGCAACCTTATGGGCGACGCCATGCGCGATCGCCTGGACCCGGCGTTGCGCGCCGCAGGAGCCTGA
- a CDS encoding protein-disulfide reductase DsbD family protein: protein MLKLKSLFLEKLFSPKPNPLLLRLTPLYIALFILVFSCQAGANTLAARLETALDGDTVVGALHLTLPKDVHAYAHNPGDAGRPTTLRFSVDGGAPQAVWYPEGAVQRDFYDPSATIFVYEDEVTLYVLLSRADEGKPYTADISMLLCSTRNCMPVNQQVAGAVPRATQSLEAMPWGAQWRSMKKMPPKFFEGDTAQALPAFGGPSAVAVPLDSQSGAGQAGRSEGIARWLESQGETLGQKDGEPAMGMEQAQKALPPMDDFISLTPRYMNESVEISGLGKALLFGILAGLLLNAMPCVLPVLTFKVSGLLMVGGCDKEGLKHFRRHNICFAAGVMTLFSALALVLGLADLMWGQLYQNQAVLLVMLLLVFLMGLSMLGVFTLPVIDLKAGSNTKNPCLQAYFTGLVSTFLATPCSGPLLGGVLGWAFTQPLMVVVVVFWAVGLGMALPYVLFSIWPVLARILPKPGAWMHVFERVVGFFLMGTALYLLSILPVEKHMQVLSVLLVVALCAWLWGQYCSISAPPLRRRVVGLACLGLLLASFVWVLRPVAPLPQWRDFNPQTFEATLGKKPLLLEFTADWCPNCKFMEATVLTDERLRRLQALYGMELVRVDLTNANAYAVRLLEALGSKSIPLTALFPAGDMSTSPLVLRDVYGSESLEQAMRDAFGQ from the coding sequence ATGTTGAAATTAAAGAGTTTATTTTTAGAAAAGCTTTTTAGTCCAAAACCAAATCCGCTGCTTTTACGGCTGACGCCTTTATATATCGCCTTGTTCATCCTTGTTTTTTCTTGCCAGGCAGGGGCAAATACCCTTGCAGCCCGGCTTGAAACGGCCCTGGACGGTGACACCGTTGTTGGCGCTCTGCACCTGACTTTGCCCAAGGACGTTCATGCCTACGCGCACAACCCAGGCGACGCGGGCCGCCCCACAACCCTGCGCTTCAGTGTCGATGGCGGCGCTCCACAAGCCGTATGGTACCCTGAAGGCGCTGTGCAACGGGATTTTTATGACCCTTCGGCAACCATTTTTGTCTATGAAGATGAAGTGACCCTTTACGTGCTTCTGTCTCGCGCAGACGAAGGCAAGCCCTACACGGCAGACATAAGCATGCTTTTGTGTTCCACGCGCAACTGCATGCCCGTTAATCAGCAGGTGGCAGGGGCAGTGCCCCGCGCAACGCAATCTCTTGAGGCGATGCCCTGGGGCGCGCAATGGCGCAGCATGAAAAAAATGCCGCCCAAGTTTTTTGAAGGTGATACCGCGCAGGCCTTGCCCGCGTTTGGCGGGCCTTCAGCCGTGGCCGTTCCCTTGGATTCGCAGTCGGGCGCGGGACAGGCAGGGAGGTCAGAGGGCATTGCCCGCTGGCTTGAATCTCAGGGTGAAACGCTGGGCCAGAAGGACGGCGAACCCGCAATGGGTATGGAGCAGGCGCAAAAGGCCCTGCCCCCTATGGATGATTTTATAAGCCTGACCCCACGGTACATGAATGAATCTGTGGAAATATCAGGCCTCGGCAAGGCCCTGCTTTTTGGCATACTGGCCGGACTGCTGCTGAACGCCATGCCCTGCGTGCTGCCTGTGCTGACGTTCAAGGTAAGCGGCCTGCTTATGGTGGGCGGCTGTGACAAGGAAGGGCTCAAGCATTTCAGGCGGCACAATATCTGCTTTGCTGCCGGTGTCATGACCCTGTTCAGTGCCTTGGCCCTGGTGCTGGGGCTGGCGGATCTCATGTGGGGGCAGCTGTATCAGAATCAGGCCGTGTTGCTGGTCATGCTGCTGCTGGTATTTCTTATGGGCTTGTCCATGCTGGGAGTCTTCACTTTGCCTGTCATTGACCTGAAAGCGGGCTCGAACACCAAGAACCCTTGTCTTCAGGCTTACTTTACCGGGCTTGTATCCACCTTTTTGGCAACACCGTGCAGCGGCCCCTTGCTGGGTGGCGTACTGGGGTGGGCCTTCACACAGCCCCTCATGGTGGTTGTAGTCGTCTTTTGGGCTGTGGGTCTTGGCATGGCCCTGCCATATGTACTTTTTAGCATATGGCCCGTTCTGGCGCGCATTTTGCCCAAGCCTGGGGCATGGATGCATGTTTTTGAACGCGTGGTGGGATTTTTTCTCATGGGCACCGCTTTGTACCTACTTTCCATTCTTCCGGTGGAAAAGCACATGCAGGTTTTGAGCGTGCTGCTGGTGGTTGCGTTGTGCGCCTGGCTTTGGGGGCAGTATTGCAGCATATCTGCGCCGCCTCTGCGCCGCCGAGTTGTGGGGCTTGCCTGCCTGGGGCTTTTGCTGGCTTCCTTTGTGTGGGTTCTTCGCCCCGTGGCTCCCTTGCCGCAATGGCGGGATTTTAATCCGCAAACATTTGAGGCAACTTTGGGTAAAAAGCCGCTGCTGCTGGAATTTACTGCCGACTGGTGCCCCAACTGTAAATTTATGGAAGCCACCGTGCTGACGGACGAGCGTTTACGCCGCCTGCAAGCCCTATATGGTATGGAGCTTGTGCGCGTGGATCTTACCAACGCCAATGCCTATGCCGTGCGCCTTCTGGAGGCGCTGGGCAGCAAGAGCATTCCCCTGACAGCGCTTTTTCCTGCAGGCGACATGTCTACATCGCCGCTGGTGCTGCGCGATGTGTACGGAAGTGAGAGCCTTGAGCAGGCCATGCGTGACGCATTCGGGCAGTAG